A window of the Solibacillus sp. FSL R7-0668 genome harbors these coding sequences:
- a CDS encoding IS4 family transposase, with amino-acid sequence MDKDTTKSTLNELLKVLDEKTFLKVVNVSNLDSYIKKLTAYKFLQLFIIAQLNEKSSLKKLAKQLKDTEELHTFIQMDAISSSQLSRKQSCLTPRIFEKVFRHLAVSIQVKMKGNSPFLRDIGKLLVIDSSTMSMSLSQYPWATFRKTKAGVRLHLRVVVTKDVTLPDQAVILPAKHADRTQMNKLIDVDSDAIHLFDRGYTDYRQYDKLCDRGIRFITRLKKNAKIEVLNEQVPDVENNIFSDQEVFLGDEQNRTKMQNTLRLIRTKDSEGNEIIILTSCFDLSAKEIGDLYRYRWKIETFFKWMKQHLRIKSFYGKSQNAVYTQIWIALITYCLQVLLKLKLNHNGPLLDLKETLQNLLFKPFEVFIKALFRAPTRKSKGRKKYDWNREFQHIVRQFHEREVEHLDELTYDPIF; translated from the coding sequence ATGGACAAGGATACCACAAAATCCACATTAAATGAATTGTTAAAAGTACTCGATGAGAAAACATTTTTAAAAGTTGTGAACGTTTCAAATCTCGACTCTTACATTAAAAAGTTGACAGCTTATAAGTTTCTTCAGCTGTTCATCATTGCGCAATTGAATGAAAAAAGTTCGCTTAAAAAATTAGCGAAACAGCTGAAAGATACCGAAGAACTTCATACATTTATTCAAATGGATGCCATTAGTTCGTCGCAGCTTTCGCGTAAACAATCCTGCCTCACCCCTAGAATATTCGAAAAAGTCTTTCGCCATCTCGCCGTTTCCATTCAGGTGAAAATGAAAGGAAACTCACCGTTTCTTCGTGATATTGGGAAATTACTTGTCATCGATTCTTCTACGATGTCGATGAGTCTAAGCCAATATCCTTGGGCAACGTTTCGAAAAACAAAGGCAGGCGTTCGTCTACATTTGCGCGTGGTTGTCACAAAAGATGTGACACTTCCTGATCAAGCGGTCATTTTACCAGCGAAACACGCAGATCGCACGCAAATGAACAAGTTAATTGATGTCGATTCCGATGCGATTCATCTGTTTGACCGAGGCTATACGGACTATCGACAATACGATAAACTCTGCGATCGAGGAATTCGTTTTATCACACGACTGAAGAAAAATGCAAAAATCGAAGTGTTGAATGAACAAGTCCCAGACGTTGAAAATAACATCTTTTCTGATCAAGAAGTCTTTCTAGGTGATGAGCAGAACCGAACGAAAATGCAGAATACACTACGTTTAATTCGAACGAAGGACAGTGAAGGGAATGAAATTATCATTCTTACAAGTTGTTTCGATTTATCGGCGAAAGAAATTGGTGACCTCTATCGCTATCGTTGGAAAATCGAAACGTTTTTTAAATGGATGAAACAACATCTAAGAATCAAAAGCTTCTACGGAAAAAGTCAAAACGCTGTGTATACACAAATTTGGATCGCCTTAATTACGTATTGCTTACAGGTATTATTAAAACTGAAATTGAACCATAATGGACCTCTTTTAGACTTAAAAGAAACGCTCCAAAATCTACTCTTTAAGCCATTTGAAGTATTTATAAAAGCGCTATTTAGGGCGCCAACCAGAAAATCAAAAGGACGGAAAAAGTACGATTGGAACAGAGAATTTCAGCACATCGTCAGACAGTTCCACGAAAGA